Proteins encoded in a region of the Mesoflavibacter profundi genome:
- a CDS encoding DMP19 family protein — MTKIEKALNLTDETDKIIAIGELIGNKIGDDDSLENLSESEKTFLYVDILEREVNNGGFDQFFYNSSGEYTHEILQAYQKIGADKTADIINRAIKLFPTLPVPKNWEIRQEILLEKESNAELWEELDTEFYKYEDNISELIIKFVEKNKTDFE; from the coding sequence ATGACTAAAATTGAGAAAGCATTAAATCTGACAGATGAAACGGATAAAATAATAGCAATTGGAGAATTAATCGGAAACAAAATTGGAGACGATGATTCGTTAGAAAACTTATCGGAATCAGAAAAAACCTTTCTTTATGTGGACATATTGGAAAGAGAAGTAAATAATGGTGGATTTGACCAGTTCTTTTATAATTCCTCTGGAGAATATACACACGAAATACTTCAAGCTTACCAGAAAATTGGAGCTGATAAAACAGCTGATATTATAAATCGAGCCATAAAATTATTTCCGACATTACCTGTTCCAAAAAATTGGGAAATAAGGCAAGAAATTTTATTAGAAAAAGAATCTAATGCGGAATTATGGGAAGAACTTGATACAGAATTTTATAAATACGAAGACAATATTAGTGAATTGATAATTAAGTTCGTTGAAAAAAATAAAACGGATTTTGAATAA